A region of the Planctomycetota bacterium genome:
CACGCACCTGCGACGCGGGGCGTCATCAGGGGTTCGCTGTCGAGCACTTCCTGCATCGCGGCTTCGAGCATGCGTGCCTTGAGCGCAGCTGCCTCGGGATGGTCCCAGAGGTTCTTCCGCTCATCGGGGTCGGCGACGAGGTCATACAGCTCGCCGTACGACTCGCCCGCGTAGAGCGTGATCTTCGCCTCGGCGGTGACGAACGTTCGCAGGTGCACCTTGGTCGGCTGGTGGCGATTCTCGACGCGACACGTCGTGCGCGCGTCGCCTTGGCCGCGCCAGTTGGCGAGACGGCTCTTGCCCTGGAAGGCATGGTCCGCCGACATGCCGGCAGCGTCGACGAAGCTCGGGACCCAGTCGACCAGCGACTGCAAATCATCCGTCGTCTTCCCAGCCGGAATCTCGCCAGGCCAGCGTGCGATCATCGGGACACGGACGCCGTCCTCGTAGTGGAACGCCCCCTTGGCCGTCAGCGCCTTGTGGCCCACGTAGTGGCCGTGGTCGGTGCTGAAGACGACCAGCGTGTTGTCGGCTTGCCCGGTCGCGTCGAGGTGATCGAGGATCTTGCCGATCGCGTGATCGGTGAACGTCATCATACCGTAATAGACCGCCAAGTCCTTAGCGACCTGATCGCGATCGTCTGCTCGGTGCGCCTGGTAGCCGTGGTTGCTGTGGGGCGTTTCCTTCCACGGCGAGAAGTCCGGCTTCACCTCGCGCGTCAGCTTGTGCGTCGGCGGAAGGTCGTCGGTCGGGTAGTTCGACGGCTCCGGCGGCAGCGGCATGTCGGCCGGGTCGTACATCGAGTACCACGGATCGGGCACCACGTAAGGCGGATGCGGATCGAAGAAACTCGCCCACGTGAAGAAGGGCGTTCCCGAGTCAGCGCAACGCTTCACGTGCGCGTTGGTCTTTTCGGCGATCCAGTGGTTGTAGTGGTGCTCTTCGGGCAGATCCCACACCATGTTGCCGCGATACCGCGTCGCGCTGTCGGCACCGTCGGGCCCGGGCAGGTTGAAGTACTTCTGCCAGTCGGTCACGCCGCGTTCTTCGAGCCAGATCGCATAGTGCCCGCCCGCGTGCGCTTCGGCGGTGTGCATGCGGGCGGTGTCGACGCGATCGAAGCCGTAC
Encoded here:
- a CDS encoding sulfatase-like hydrolase/transferase, which produces MPRSDRPNILMITTDQQHYSLLGSVNPAIKTPNLDRLAKQGTRFDRAYCPNPLCTPTRGTLITGQYPSRHGGWTIGTKIPEKHEGGGPFVGDLLRRAGYESHLIGKAHFQPLKDEPDRRSIESQPTLRQLDFWRQLGQGDGEPWYGFDRVDTARMHTAEAHAGGHYAIWLEERGVTDWQKYFNLPGPDGADSATRYRGNMVWDLPEEHHYNHWIAEKTNAHVKRCADSGTPFFTWASFFDPHPPYVVPDPWYSMYDPADMPLPPEPSNYPTDDLPPTHKLTREVKPDFSPWKETPHSNHGYQAHRADDRDQVAKDLAVYYGMMTFTDHAIGKILDHLDATGQADNTLVVFSTDHGHYVGHKALTAKGAFHYEDGVRVPMIARWPGEIPAGKTTDDLQSLVDWVPSFVDAAGMSADHAFQGKSRLANWRGQGDARTTCRVENRHQPTKVHLRTFVTAEAKITLYAGESYGELYDLVADPDERKNLWDHPEAAALKARMLEAAMQEVLDSEPLMTPRVAGA